From Gopherus evgoodei ecotype Sinaloan lineage chromosome 15, rGopEvg1_v1.p, whole genome shotgun sequence, one genomic window encodes:
- the CCDC40 gene encoding coiled-coil domain-containing protein 40 isoform X4 — protein MLMVSPGNEKMEPVEPGSGPESDVGQISEEEEEELHPEGNAVVHPESSHNRKEEADGVSAKEPGMELSPAEHNAPESPKPPTVEEKFEEVSSDQVEVDNLPPKLPDMEQPVIDSWTKSRTSSEASTQRSALSVHMEIHAESGDIGVAISSPYSDSAFQQFNRHLSRLGSEEENESRHYADEQAEIEGSEETEEEIQLIVLDPEHPLMRRFQAALKNYLSKQMLKVTMELRELTVATKQGKVQREELGMVLYGVQQQLARLQMELEKNQDRYSQIAMVRRQLEEELQDIRHLYKKTCQSTEDERKKVSVMQTEVENLALRLFYMQNMDQDVRDDISVMKRAVKKAEADRNQAEVEKKKQDLLVDRLTRKFNELQEQIGLYEAQFIAQAEDTKITRKAVSEACMEIQTINMEKKQLMHQWDSSLTGMKRRDEAYSAMQEALRQSKHQLKSLETEIQVYKKSVMKEEERNELLASILNRSENDGNMSKKLIAQCTAKQDALKVEYSTYTRTLHETEQALSRANSGRAARMNELQAISKEIEKETEARQELENQIVAKLQDQQMSSKAAKYFSQLAAKLHKRKLDLELHFSKVENDTAQVILDTTHTNCRLAMLQKTFSELDKEMKNINDLINRSENEIAKRNLLIERKQGVVNLFNKKMEMMISQLGGQELGPLEVEINRLTKQIDEYNSEVMTLQKYWLRLQKELVKLTQEREEQLASLDMLKKRITIMQQKKVRSENEIQQEKNEQKDIERHMRNMANDLMKLNMLINKNSHNSEELQHGNTIMENEFVRSLKAAERESIEMQEKLDRLHEEKERLLNSLVEAEHQIMLWEKKIQLAKEMRAAVDSETGQGEIRAMRTEIHRMQVRYSQLTKQQEKMIRDMEAAVSRRETIMIRGEGQSKMDKKHFTKSDFHHKTQELRKKIKETQKNAQDCNRTITELENTQKSLSISLLEKQQQLSSLQAEADVLDADIEQLQDKKRWNLSEIVAYQNRQKHLQAVKDGKYTPLCRTQQALQKEQQKQQDRLHTINVIIHQIQQEYPQYQRVLCWLSQALDSRLGSQEAE, from the exons ATGTTGATGGTGTCGCCTGGCAACGAGAAGATGGAGCCGGTGGAGCCGGGCAGCGG CCCTGAATCAGATGTTGGACAAAtttcagaagaggaggaggaggagctgcatCCAGAAGGCAATGCG GTGGTGCACCCAGAGAGCAGCCATAACAGAAAGGAAGAGGCAGACGGTGTTTCAGCAaaggagccaggaatggaactcaGCCCAGCAGAGCACAATGCACCTGAGTCCCCAAAGCCTCCGACTGTAGAG GAAAAATTCGAAGAGGTTTCCTCAGACCAAGTGGAAGTGGATAATCTTCCTCCCAAACTGCCTGACATGGAGCAGCCAGTGATAGACAGCTGGACCAAGTCCCGCACGTCCTCAGAAGCTAGCACCCAGAGGTCTGCATTATCAGTGCACATGGAGATTCATGCTGAGTCAG GTGACATTGGAGTAGCCATCTCCTCTCCGTATTCAGACTCTGCGTTTCAGCAGTTTAACCGGCACCTCAGCAGGCTTGGCAGTGAGGAAGAGAATGAAAGTCGACATTATGCAGATGAGCAAGCTGAAATAGAGGGCAGTGAGGAAACAGAGGAGGAAATACAGCTCATTGTCTTGGACCCGGAACAT CCCCTGATGAGAAGATTCCAAGCTGCCCTAAAGAATTACCTTAGTAAACAGATGTTAAAAGTGACCATGGAGCTTCGGGAGCTG ACGGTGGCCACAAAACAGGGTAAGGTGcagagggaggagctgggaaTGGTCCTTTATGGggtccagcagcagctggcccgGCTACAGATGGAACTGGAGAAGAACCAGGACCGATATTCTCAGATAGCCATGGTGCGTCGGCAGCTCGAGGAGGAGCTGCAGGACATCAGACATTTGTACAAGAAAACATGTCAGAGCACTGAGGATGAACGCAAGAAAG TTTCTGTAATGCAGACCGAGGTGGAAAACCTGGCCCTGCGTCTGTTCTATATGCAGAACATGGACCAGGATGTGCGTGACGACATCTCTGTGATGAAACGGGCAGTGAAGAAGGCTGAGGCAGACAGGAACCAGGCTGAAGTGGAGAAGAAAAAACAG GATCTGCTTGTAGACCGCTTAACAAGGAAGTTCAATGAACTGCAGGAACAGATCGGTCTGTATGAAGCTCAATTTATTGCCCAGGCTGAAGACACAAAAATAACACGAAAAGCAGTGAGTGAG GCTTGTATGGAGATACAAACTATTAATATGGAGAAGAAGCAACTGATGCATCAGTGGGATAGCAGTTTGACTGGGATGAAGCGACGAGATGAAGCCTACTCTGCCATGCAGGAGGCACTAAG GCAGTCCAAGCACCAGCTCAAGTCCTTAGAGACAGAGATCCAAGTCTACAAGAAGTCAGTCatgaaggaggaagagagaaatgaGCTGCTTGCCAGCATCTTGAACCGCTCGGAGAATGATGGCAACATGAGCAAGAAGCTGATTGCCCAGTGCACGGCTAAACAGGATGCCCTGAAAGTTGAATACAGCACCTACACCCGCACGCTGCATGAGACAGAGCAAGCCCTCAGCAGGGCCAACTCG GGCCGAGCTGCTCGGATGAATGAGCTGCAGGCCATCAGTAAAGAAATAGAGAAAGAGACTGAAGCCAGACAGGAGTTGGAGAATCAGATCGTGGCAAAGCTTCAGGATCAGCAGATGTCCAGCAAAGCAGCAAAATATTTTTCGCAACTGGCTGCTAAACTTCATAAGAGAAAGCTGGATCTG GAGCTGCATTTTTCCAAAGTTGAGAATGACACAGCCCAGGTCATTCTGGACACAACTCACACCAACTGCAGGCTCGCTATGCTCCAAAAGACATTCTCTGAGCTGGacaaggaaatgaaaaatatcaaTGACCTGATCAACCGCAGTGAGAATGAGATCGCCAAGCGCAATCTCCTTATCGAGCGCAAGCAGGGGGTCGTCAACCTGTTCAACaagaaaatggagatgatgatttCCCAGTTGGGG ggccaagaactgggACCCTTGGAAGTTGAGATCAACAGGCTGACCAAGCAAATAGATGAATACAACTCAGAGGTGATGACACTGCAGAAGTACTGGCTTAGGCTGCAGAAAGAGCTGGTCAAACTGACCCAGGAGCGGGAAGAGCAGCTGGCCTCCCTGGATATGTTGAAGAAACGGATCACCATCATGCAACAAAAGAAAGTGCGCAGTGAAA ATGAAATCCAGCAGGAGAAGAACGAGCAAAAAGACATTGAACGCCACATGAGGAACATGGCAAATGACTTGATGAAACTCAACATGTTAATCAACAAGAACAGCCACAACTCGGAGGAGTTGCAGCATGGCAACACCATCATGGAGAATGAGTTTGTCCGCTCACTCAAG gcagcagagagagagtcaaTTGAGATGCAGGAGAAGCTGGACCGACTGcatgaggagaaagagagactccTAAACAGCCTGGTGGAAGCAGA GCATCAGATCATGCTATGGGAGAAAAAGATCCAGCTGGCCAAGGAGATGCGTGCTGCAGTGGACTCAGAGACAGGGCAAGGCGAGATCCGAGCCATGAGAACAGAGATCCATAGGATGCAG GTCCGCTACAGCCAGCTGACAAAGCAGCAGGAGAAGATGATTCGAGATATGGAGGCTGCTGTCTCCCGCAGAGAGACCATCATGATTCGGGGGGAGGGTCAGAGCAAGATGGATAAGAAACATTTCACCAAGAGCGACTTCCACCACAAGACACAGGAGCTGCGGAAGAAGATCAAGGAAACCCAAAAG AACGCTCAAGACTGCAACAGAACCATCACAGAGCTGGAGAACACCCAGAAATCTCTCAGCATCAGCCttctggaaaagcagcagcagctctccagTTTGCAGGCTGAGGCAGATGTCCTTGATGCAGACATAGAGCAGCTTCAGGACAAGAAACGTTGG AACCTTTCAGAAATCGTGGCCTATCAGAATCGTCAGAAGCATCTGCAGGCAGTGAAGGACGGGAAGTATACCCCACTCTGCCGCACTCAGCAAGCCCTGCAGAaggagcagcagaaacagcaggacCGGCTGCACACCATTAATGTCATCATCCATCAGATTCAGCAGGAGTATCCTCAGTACCAGAGGGTGCTGTGCTGGCTCAGCCAAGCCCTGGACTCCAGGCTTGGGTCACAGGAAGCAGAATAG
- the CCDC40 gene encoding coiled-coil domain-containing protein 40 isoform X5 yields the protein MLMVSPGNEKMEPVEPGSGPESDVGQISEEEEEELHPEGNAVVHPESSHNRKEEADGVSAKEPGMELSPAEHNAPESPKPPTVEGMQPENSDDKEEGEAVLTEDPGERLIPKEQEVSGAMEQEISGAMEQEVMGATEQEVSGAMEQEIAGAMEKEVAGAMEQEVSGATEKEVSETTEKEVSGAMEQEVTGATEKEVAGAMEQVVSEVTFGKEKFEEVSSDQVEVDNLPPKLPDMEQPVIDSWTKSRTSSEASTQRSALSVHMEIHAESGDIGVAISSPYSDSAFQQFNRHLSRLGSEEENESRHYADEQAEIEGSEETEEEIQLIVLDPEHPLMRRFQAALKNYLSKQMLKVTMELRELTVATKQGKVQREELGMVLYGVQQQLARLQMELEKNQDRYSQIAMVRRQLEEELQDIRHLYKKTCQSTEDERKKVSVMQTEVENLALRLFYMQNMDQDVRDDISVMKRAVKKAEADRNQAEVEKKKQDLLVDRLTRKFNELQEQIGLYEAQFIAQAEDTKITRKAVSEACMEIQTINMEKKQLMHQWDSSLTGMKRRDEAYSAMQEALRQSKHQLKSLETEIQVYKKSVMKEEERNELLASILNRSENDGNMSKKLIAQCTAKQDALKVEYSTYTRTLHETEQALSRANSGRAARMNELQAISKEIEKETEARQELENQIVAKLQDQQMSSKAAKYFSQLAAKLHKRKLDLELHFSKVENDTAQVILDTTHTNCRLAMLQKTFSELDKEMKNINDLINRSENEIAKRNLLIERKQGVVNLFNKKMEMMISQLGGQELGPLEVEINRLTKQIDEYNSEVMTLQKYWLRLQKELVKLTQEREEQLASLDMLKKRITIMQQKKVRSENEIQQEKNEQKDIERHMRNMANDLMKLNMLINKNSHNSEELQHGNTIMENEFVRSLKAAERESIEMQEKLDRLHEEKERLLNSLVEAEHPLPFCP from the exons ATGTTGATGGTGTCGCCTGGCAACGAGAAGATGGAGCCGGTGGAGCCGGGCAGCGG CCCTGAATCAGATGTTGGACAAAtttcagaagaggaggaggaggagctgcatCCAGAAGGCAATGCG GTGGTGCACCCAGAGAGCAGCCATAACAGAAAGGAAGAGGCAGACGGTGTTTCAGCAaaggagccaggaatggaactcaGCCCAGCAGAGCACAATGCACCTGAGTCCCCAAAGCCTCCGACTGTAGAG GGAATGCAGCCAGAGAACAGTGatgacaaggaagagggagaggctGTGCTTACAGAGGACCCAGGAGAGAGACTCATCCCTAAAGAGCAAGAGGTCTCAGGGGCCATGGAGCAGGAGATCTCAGGGGCCATGGAGCAGGAGGTCATGGGGGCCACGGAGCAGGAGGTCTCAGGAGCCATGGAGCAGGAGATTGCGGGGGCCATGGAGAAGGAGGTTGCAGGGGCCATGGAGCAGGAGGTCTCGGGAGCCACAGAGAAGGAGGTCTCAGAAACCACAGAGAAGGAGGTCTCGGGGGCCATGGAGCAGGAGGTCACAGGGGCCACGGAGAAGGAGGTTGCAGGGGCCATGGAGCAGGTGGTCTCTGAGGTAACCTTTGGAAAG GAAAAATTCGAAGAGGTTTCCTCAGACCAAGTGGAAGTGGATAATCTTCCTCCCAAACTGCCTGACATGGAGCAGCCAGTGATAGACAGCTGGACCAAGTCCCGCACGTCCTCAGAAGCTAGCACCCAGAGGTCTGCATTATCAGTGCACATGGAGATTCATGCTGAGTCAG GTGACATTGGAGTAGCCATCTCCTCTCCGTATTCAGACTCTGCGTTTCAGCAGTTTAACCGGCACCTCAGCAGGCTTGGCAGTGAGGAAGAGAATGAAAGTCGACATTATGCAGATGAGCAAGCTGAAATAGAGGGCAGTGAGGAAACAGAGGAGGAAATACAGCTCATTGTCTTGGACCCGGAACAT CCCCTGATGAGAAGATTCCAAGCTGCCCTAAAGAATTACCTTAGTAAACAGATGTTAAAAGTGACCATGGAGCTTCGGGAGCTG ACGGTGGCCACAAAACAGGGTAAGGTGcagagggaggagctgggaaTGGTCCTTTATGGggtccagcagcagctggcccgGCTACAGATGGAACTGGAGAAGAACCAGGACCGATATTCTCAGATAGCCATGGTGCGTCGGCAGCTCGAGGAGGAGCTGCAGGACATCAGACATTTGTACAAGAAAACATGTCAGAGCACTGAGGATGAACGCAAGAAAG TTTCTGTAATGCAGACCGAGGTGGAAAACCTGGCCCTGCGTCTGTTCTATATGCAGAACATGGACCAGGATGTGCGTGACGACATCTCTGTGATGAAACGGGCAGTGAAGAAGGCTGAGGCAGACAGGAACCAGGCTGAAGTGGAGAAGAAAAAACAG GATCTGCTTGTAGACCGCTTAACAAGGAAGTTCAATGAACTGCAGGAACAGATCGGTCTGTATGAAGCTCAATTTATTGCCCAGGCTGAAGACACAAAAATAACACGAAAAGCAGTGAGTGAG GCTTGTATGGAGATACAAACTATTAATATGGAGAAGAAGCAACTGATGCATCAGTGGGATAGCAGTTTGACTGGGATGAAGCGACGAGATGAAGCCTACTCTGCCATGCAGGAGGCACTAAG GCAGTCCAAGCACCAGCTCAAGTCCTTAGAGACAGAGATCCAAGTCTACAAGAAGTCAGTCatgaaggaggaagagagaaatgaGCTGCTTGCCAGCATCTTGAACCGCTCGGAGAATGATGGCAACATGAGCAAGAAGCTGATTGCCCAGTGCACGGCTAAACAGGATGCCCTGAAAGTTGAATACAGCACCTACACCCGCACGCTGCATGAGACAGAGCAAGCCCTCAGCAGGGCCAACTCG GGCCGAGCTGCTCGGATGAATGAGCTGCAGGCCATCAGTAAAGAAATAGAGAAAGAGACTGAAGCCAGACAGGAGTTGGAGAATCAGATCGTGGCAAAGCTTCAGGATCAGCAGATGTCCAGCAAAGCAGCAAAATATTTTTCGCAACTGGCTGCTAAACTTCATAAGAGAAAGCTGGATCTG GAGCTGCATTTTTCCAAAGTTGAGAATGACACAGCCCAGGTCATTCTGGACACAACTCACACCAACTGCAGGCTCGCTATGCTCCAAAAGACATTCTCTGAGCTGGacaaggaaatgaaaaatatcaaTGACCTGATCAACCGCAGTGAGAATGAGATCGCCAAGCGCAATCTCCTTATCGAGCGCAAGCAGGGGGTCGTCAACCTGTTCAACaagaaaatggagatgatgatttCCCAGTTGGGG ggccaagaactgggACCCTTGGAAGTTGAGATCAACAGGCTGACCAAGCAAATAGATGAATACAACTCAGAGGTGATGACACTGCAGAAGTACTGGCTTAGGCTGCAGAAAGAGCTGGTCAAACTGACCCAGGAGCGGGAAGAGCAGCTGGCCTCCCTGGATATGTTGAAGAAACGGATCACCATCATGCAACAAAAGAAAGTGCGCAGTGAAA ATGAAATCCAGCAGGAGAAGAACGAGCAAAAAGACATTGAACGCCACATGAGGAACATGGCAAATGACTTGATGAAACTCAACATGTTAATCAACAAGAACAGCCACAACTCGGAGGAGTTGCAGCATGGCAACACCATCATGGAGAATGAGTTTGTCCGCTCACTCAAG gcagcagagagagagtcaaTTGAGATGCAGGAGAAGCTGGACCGACTGcatgaggagaaagagagactccTAAACAGCCTGGTGGAAGCAGA GCATCCCCTCCCATTCTGTCCTTGA